A window of Vigna unguiculata cultivar IT97K-499-35 chromosome 4, ASM411807v1, whole genome shotgun sequence contains these coding sequences:
- the LOC114182591 gene encoding cysteine-rich receptor-like protein kinase 10: MASYNILIFFILNFLNFAITEPQDYPPLYQYCSSEQTTDNTSLQVNVKTLLSNLSSLSSGHTQYHTNFSCANPSDSIYGLFMCRGDTSPHHCQKCVQGAKTKLSLDCSLSKESVTWYEECMVRYSTNYFFSTVATTQCNTGKVVSNPESFMQLYFLTMNQTADEAARVPEVHNNTKMFSTKQAHVSGSHTLYCMAQCTPDLSPSDCRSCLGEAIRDVPNSPQCSGVRLGGKVLYPSCNIRYESYPFYLVPPTNPSSELVPETRTSHHADLTFSEDPLYLSHNCSSNNKTLVSNNASQISLNTLFSYLSSNATKRKYYEADVNSTVYGLFMCRGDVSYCVCEKCVQNATRQIALDCKSFQEGIVWYSHCMVRYSFRKIFRTVETSPKFSELNKTVGIEEQSFFSVTLAKTLDKVAVMAGDSDDRFGKYSTKLNDQQTLYTLAQCTHDLPTDDCKGCLGILIGTEIPWSGLKSIAGRVHYPSCNIRFEFSQFYLDKHQQHSKGFYSSAKPGKKRINVRRIILVTVPTIILMNLLFVAWYFQRRNTRKSHATILKENFGHETATLEPLHFNLTAIELATNNFSNENKIGRGGFGEVYKGILPNGRRIAVKRLSKSSKQGVAEFKTEVLLIAKLQHRNLVEFIGFCLEEEEKILIYEYVPNKSLDHFLFDPQPQKSLSWCERYKIIGGIARGIVYLHEHSRLKIIHRDLKPSNVLLDENMTPKISDFGIAKIIEISQDQESTDLIVGTCGYMSPEYAMFGQFSEKSDVFSFGVMVLEIITGRKNIYSPEPRRIVDGLLSYVWKQWRAQTPLSILNSSIKENYAEIEVIKCIQIGLLCVQESPDVRPTMVTIVSYLDGHFSELPTPQRPAFFLHGRMDSKSIGRKSSSRRFMNISTPLSINEMSTSECFPR, encoded by the exons ATGGCTTCATACAACATTCTCATCTTCTTCATCCTTAACTTCCTCAACTTTGCAATCACCGAGCCACAAGATTATCCTCCACTCTACCAATATTGTTCCAGTGAACAAACCACCGACAATACCTCTCTCCAAGTTAATGTCAAAACCCTCCTTAGTAACTTGTCTTCTCTGTCCTCTGGCCACACCCAATACCACACCAATTTCTCATGCGCAAACCCCTCAGACTCTATCTATGGCTTGTTCATGTGTAGGGGTGACACTTCACCTCATCACTGTCAAAAATGCGTTCAAGGTGCCAAAACCAAACTATCCTTAGATTGTTCTTTGTCCAAGGAATCTGTCACTTGGTACGAAGAGTGCATGGTTCGGTATTCCACCAACTACTTCTTCTCCACCGTGGCCACAACCCAGTGCAACACCGGCAAGGTGGTCTCAAACCCTGAAAGCTTCATGCAGTTATATTTTCTGACCATGAACCAAACAGCAGATGAAGCAGCACGTGTTCCAGAGGTTCACAACAATACCAAGATGTTTTCTACGAAGCAAGCACACGTGTCTGGTTCTCACACCCTTTATTGTATGGCTCAATGCACACCAGACCTATCACCCAGTGATTGCAGAAGCTGCCTCGGTGAAGCCATAAGGGATGTTCCAAACTCTCCACAATGTTCTGGGGTGAGACTCGGAGGGAAAGTTCTTTATCCCAGTTGCAACATTAGGTATGAATCTTATCCTTTTTATCTCGTTCCACCAACAAACCCTTCATCTGAGCTTGTTCCCGAAACAAGAACCTCTCACCATGCAGATTTAACGTTTTCAGAAGACCCTCTTTATCTCTCTCACAATTGTTCAAGCAATAACAAAACCCTCGTTTCTAATAACGCTTCACAAATAAGCCTCAACACTCTCTTCTCTTACCTATCTTCCAACGCCACCAAAAGGAAATATTACGAAGCTGATGTGAACAGCACAGTTTATGGCCTCTTCATGTGCCGAGGTGATGTCTCCTATTGCGTGTGTGAAAAATGCGTCCAAAACGCAACACGGCAAATAGCATTAGATTGCAAGTCCTTCCAAGAGGGTATAGTTTGGTACAGCCACTGCATGGTTCGCTATTCCTTCAGAAAAATTTTTAGAACAGTGGAGACAAGTCCTAAGTTTTCGGAGCTGAATAAGACTGTCGGAATCGAGGAACAAAGTTTCTTCAGTGTTACGTTGGCGAAGACGCTGGATAAGGTTGCGGTTATGGCAGGGGACAGTGATGACAGATTTGGAAAATACTCAACGAAACTGAATGATCAACAAACCCTTTACACTCTTGCTCAATGCACGCATGATTTGCCTACTGACGATTGCAAGGGTTGCTTGGGAATTTTGATAGGAACAGAAATTCCATGGTCTGGTTTGAAAAGCATAGCGGGAAGAGTTCATTATCCTAGTTGCAATATCAGGTTTGAATTTTCCCAGTTTTACTTGGACAAACACCAGCAGCACAGTAAGGGCTTTTATTCATCTGCAAAACCAg GAAAGAAAAGAATCAATGTACGAAGAATTATATTAGTTACTGTGCCCACAATTATTTTGATGAATCTCTTGTTCGTGGCTTGGTATTTTCAAAGGAGAAATACAAGAAAGAGCCATGCGACTATTCTCAAGGAAAATT TTGGTCATGAAACTGCCACTTTGGAGCCCTTACACTTCAATTTGACAGCAATTGAGTTAGCTACTAATAATTTTTCCAACGAAAACAAGATAGGTAGAGGTGGATTTGGAGAAGTTTATAAG GGTATTCTTCCAAATGGACGTCGAATTGCGGTGAAAAGACTCTCAAAAAGTTCTAAACAAGGTGTTGCTGAGTTCAAGACTGAAGTTTTATTAATTGCAAAACTTCAACACAGAAATTTAGTAGAATTTATTGGTTTTTGtctagaggaagaagaaaagatactTATCTATGAGTATGTGCCCAACAAAAGTCTCGATCACTTTTTATTTG ATCCTCAACCACAAAAATCATTAAGTTGGTGTGAACGATATAAAATTATTGGAGGTATTGCACGAGGAATTGTTTATTTACATGAACATTCTCGACTTAAGATCATACATCGTGATCTTAAACCAAGTAATGTTCTACTTGATGAAAATATGACTCCAAAAATTTCAGATTTTGGCATTgctaaaattattgaaataagtCAAGACCAAGAAAGCACAGATTTAATTGTTGGAACTTG tggTTATATGTCTCCAGAGTATGCAATGTTTGGACAATTTTCGGAAAAATCAGACGTGTTTAGTTTTGGAGTAATGGTTTTAGAGATTATTACAGgaagaaagaatatatattcTCCTGAACCACGTCGTATAGTTGATGGTCTCCTAAGTTAT GTTTGGAAACAATGGAGGGCTCAAACACCATTAAGCATCTTGAACTCAagtattaaagaaaattatgcaGAAATTGAAGTTATAAAGTGTATTCAAATTGGTTTATTATGTGTTCAAGAAAGTCCCGATGTTAGACCAACAATGGTAACAATTGTTTCATATCTTGATGGTCACTTTAGTGAATTGCCAACTCCACAAAGACCAGCATTTTTCTTGCACGGAAGAATGGACTCAAAATCTATTGGGAGGAAATCTAGTTCTAGGAGATTTATGAATATTTCTACACCATTATCAATCAATGAAATGTCTACAAGTGAATGTTTTCCTCGCTAA